From the genome of Magnolia sinica isolate HGM2019 unplaced genomic scaffold, MsV1 ctg301, whole genome shotgun sequence:
CCGCTCCCACGTTAAATAGGTCAAGATCGAAGTTAAAATCTCCCCGTTGGGTGATGTTTGGCGACCACAATGATAGTGggcccatctgatcaatggtcagatttgggGACTTCAGGCCCCACAAGTACAGTTGCATTTGTGAGGCTCCATACTCCAACCATAGTGGAGTCCGTGACTTGGATGGTTGGGACCCAGTTACACATTCAAATGAGCGGTCAGGCCAGTACATGCATTGATAGGGTTGGCGATGCTCTGATGAGATATTATGCAATGTTCCATGTGAGAGATTGGACACGCACGATTCACTCCATTTTCATTTCTTACAAGTGGGTTCCATTTTtaatgatccgaaccattgaaatcatgggccacaccatgacagTTCCAATTCAACCACTAAAAGGCCAAATATTCTGCAGATAGAATCTTCAAGTTGGGATTTTTGGTGAATGGCCCACTCGAGGCGAGCCCATCACACCAACGTTTTGGATATCACACAACTGGATGTCTAACCAATGAtcctttgaatgtggaccctttgATCACTAAACTCTCTCCTCTGAATATAGCCAGAGTAAACATTCCAAGAAACCGAAGTGAGATATCCATGTATAAGGCTGCAAACATTACAAAATCAGGTGAACCGCACATGATGAGATTGGATCCAGTACAAGCTTGTAGCTTAAGCTTAAACCacgtctgtgtggggcccaccatggaatgctcATGAAatcaatctatccatcatgtgtccgctcatgttttccattcaaatttcaggtgtgcgacaccatgtaaaatcacgaCTAGAACCTCCAAAATCAccacatgttgtggcccaccagagttttgataTAGCATGATTTCTGGCATTCGACTTCTGATGCATTCATTCATCCTAGTGGGGGCATCTTCTAAATGGATTGGATTGCGTATACAAAGCAAAGTAGCCCCACATACAATATTTCAGGAAGGCTTTTGATGGTGGAGGTCCCCATCCTATTATGGTCTGGTGATTTTCAGTCCCAGCGATGACATGAGGGGGGAGCACAAGATGTACAGATTTGAtgccatgtaaacatcatggtgggccccacacatggcatTGTAGGTCAAGCTTAACCTCCCCTAAAATCTCAAAATCGTTTGCAACAGCAtaaaaaactaaaggaaaagggGGTTGTGGAATGCATTTGAGAAAACCCCAAATCCATTGTTTGGTTATGTAATGTAAATGAAATTGGAAATATTCAAAATATACATTTTTGGTACGCTTTAAAATCTCAGTATAATATAAGAGAAATGCCTTTTCAGCTCCTTTTTAAAGACAAGGCATATGCAACAAAGGTGTTGCTAGGCTGCTAATCCATTGCATATGTGGCAAACTAATGATACCCAAAATCAACAAATTATTAACTGCAACAATTAAATCACATCAATAAAATGATCCGAGCTGTCCAAACATTAGCCATTAAAACGAATGGTTAAAAAGCATTGATAAGTCACTCATTTGTGATCCTTACATAATTTGTGACTCTCCCAAAGTTGGGATGTTTCCTCATATTTCAGCcagagtatatatttcaatagacttattacaatcattctgtcaaatatcatatatataatttgggatattaaagctgatttagttACTCAAGTATCTGCGATTGTTGCGAGGTTTGCATGAGACTAGACTATTGACATGAATCGGAGACGACAATGTATCCATCGCAATCAGCTGAATGCCGCAGCTCCCATCGAATTTGATTATCCGCTCTAGCTTGAAATCATATAAGTAGAATCCACCAATGTCAATAGCAAAGCACTCAAAGATTATAACCTCACCATTCCTAAAACTAGCAAAAAGAAGAACCGGATCGAGTGACCCGCCCCAACGCGAATCCTGCGACAGCAATGACCCTAAACAATCCATACCAATGCTAAGCTGTTTAATCCATTCTCCACTATCTAAATCCTTCAAGATCCACACATCGAATTGGACCGGGGATTCGCGGTtcgcaaaagatagaaactcacCCAATTCAAGAAAATGGTAACTTCTCCTGCTACAATTGGGAAATGAAGTCTTGTGGAACTTCTCATTGCCCACATCCATTGAAACTATGTAATCCATCCCAATTGCCCAATGCAAAATCCCACTTGCTGAGATTGGAATACGCAATTCAGTTAGCCCAAAAAATGGACCGTCGATCTCTCTCCAAGAATCCGAACCAACGGTCGTAACCTCACATCCAAGAGggattggggtttttcttttctcGTATTCACAAACATGGACTACTTTGTATTCTTTAGTAATTGAATTGAACCCAAAACCGTAGATTTCATATGAGAGCGGATACTTAAAAGATAAATCGGAAGGAGGGAGCATGATCCTCTGATTTGAAATTGGATTAATAACATATAGACTGCGCATGCTTTCAAGCAAAATAAGACCGTTGCAGCTAGCA
Proteins encoded in this window:
- the LOC131236217 gene encoding F-box protein At3g07870-like, encoding MAEKASFLSNTNEENGNKKEKLESAPSLCDDVIFNILLRLPPESLPKLRLVCKNWYNVISDPVFIEAHLHRSVPGFIFQKRISRSKYKTHFMEIKEGETKVHDLDLHCPGRICASCNGLILLESMRSLYVINPISNQRIMLPPSDLSFKYPLSYEIYGFGFNSITKEYKVVHVCEYEKRKTPIPLGCEVTTVGSDSWREIDGPFFGLTELRIPISASGILHWAIGMDYIVSMDVGNEKFHKTSFPNCSRRSYHFLELGEFLSFANRESPVQFDVWILKDLDSGEWIKQLSIGMDCLGSLLSQDSRWGGSLDPVLLFASFRNGEVIIFECFAIDIGGFYLYDFKLERIIKFDGSCGIQLIAMDTLSSPIHVNSLVSCKPRNNRRYLSN